The following are encoded together in the Anopheles nili chromosome 3, idAnoNiliSN_F5_01, whole genome shotgun sequence genome:
- the LOC128726458 gene encoding uncharacterized protein LOC128726458, translating into MKCLIYRCGVSTLLLVLCSFSGTHGAVDPPTCASSYGCISSIRQEDCGKGEILISGGSLNGCCPGCRGGRTYLAVCNMNIPDRHCAPGLKCVTRKCIYDRSTCLHTMHLDTDLVGWIPKCNLDGTYAAKQCRGDRLSGRCFCYSEDGKRIFGWDWYRNTERMTCDCSRRRAKLEREGRYDVTLHCTQNGNYEELQCDSGLCWCADELTGNVQLGTTVVHDSLWELLPCYNSTLHGETYLRQCESAAQAQKMILKKFNTRGTVGVTFSEIPCDYDGAYGLYKVENGVVYCTWRDGKKIGSFQIRSSMLSSVNCYCARDTIIYREAGMPFTLACGGNGNYEYSQDQNGQLFCVDGDGFVVTTEVAPNESCDKFIYNSAFYNED; encoded by the exons ATGAAGTGTCTAATATACCGCTGCGGAGTTTCAACTCTTCTGCTCGTTTTGTGCAGTTTTTCAGGTACTCACGGTGCAGTGGATCCTCCCACGTGCGCTTCGTCGTACGGATGCATTTCTTCCATCCGTCAGGAGGATTGTGGCAAGGGTGAAATTCTAATCTCAGGAGGTTCACTTAACGGTTGCTGTCCCGGATGCCGTGGAGGTCGAACGTATCTGGCCGTGTGCAATATGAACATTCCCGATCGCCACTGCGCACCCGGATTGAAATGTGTCACTCGCAAGTGCATCTACGATCGCT CTACCTGTCTTCACACGATGCACTTGGACACGGACCTAGTCGGTTGGATCCCTAAATGCAACCTCGACGGGACGTACGCCGCCAAACAGTGTCGAGGTGATCGACTCTCTGGCCGGTGCTTTTGCTACAGCGAAGATGGCAAGCGGATTTTCGGTTGGGATTGGTACCGGAACACCGAGCGAATGACTTGCG ATTGCAGCAGACGCCGGGCGAAATTGGAACGGGAAGGTCGTTACGATGTGACCCTACACTGCACCCAGAACGGTAATTACGAGGAATTGCAGTGTGATTCGGGACTGTGCTGGTGCGCAGACGAACTCACCGGTAACGTCCAGCTGGGGACAACCGTAGTCCACGATAGCCTCTGGGAGTTGTTACCCTGCT ATAACAGTACCCTGCACGGTGAGACGTACTTGCGGCAGTGCGAGAGTGCCGCTCAGGCGCAGAAAATGATCCTCAAGAAGTTCAACACGCGCGGGACCGTTGGCGTCACCTTCAGCGAGATCCCGTGCGACTACGACGGTGCTTATGGGCTGTACAAGGTTGAGAATGGAGT TGTCTACTGCACTTGGCGTGACGGAAAGAAGATCGGCTCATTTCAGATACGCTCCAGTATGCTCTCTTCGGTGAACTGCT ATTGTGCCCGCGATACGATCATCTACCGGGAGGCAGGAATGCCGTTCACCCTAGCCTGCGGTGGAAACGGGAACTACGAGTACTCCCAGGATCAGAACGGGCAGCTGTTCTGTGTTGACGGCGATGGGTTTGTGGTGACGACTGAGGTCGCGCCAAATGAGTCATGCGACAAGTTTATCTACAACTCAGCCTTCTACAACGAGGACTGA
- the LOC128726356 gene encoding uncharacterized protein LOC128726356 has protein sequence MDRSKTCRLLFTIVLVALICPISSQLVPNCASAFGCLSFPTDTSCPNPDEFWSPTAVLGGCCPGCVRGLPLGSPCGEAIVTESPTDPATPDCAPGLVCGLGNVCRLNTSDCLSTYHVLADTIGWVPQCDSRGQFASKQCRGDRINGRCFCYSTVGKRIFGWSWLNQAQNMTCACSRRRAELEAEGRFDVSLHCSQNGNYEELQCDQNVCWCADPRTGVQLPGTRAVPEDLWALLPCYNATLYGVQYLRRCESVAFSQKLQRKQFIIRGHTDVAFTNTVCDYDGSQGMYTIEGQEAACTWHDGTKIDPYKTSLRSLGAMNCNCARDERLYALTGRKMELACEANGNYVPLQSRNGDLFCVDPHGFIVAETVPSEQTNCDQFIFGASL, from the exons ATGGATCGATCCAAAACGTGTCGACTTCTGTTCACAATCGTGCTGGTGGCGTTGATCTGCCCAATTTCATCGCAACTAGTTCCCAACTGTGCCAGTGCCTTTGGCTGTCTGTCATTTCCAACAGACACTTCCTGTCCCAATCCGGACGAGTTTTGGTCTCCAACGGCTGTCCTTGGTGGGTGTTGTCCTGGATGCGTCCGTGGTCTTCCCTTGGGGTCACCGTGTGGTGAAGCAATCGTCACCGAAAGTCCGACTGATCCGGCCACACCCGATTGTGCTCCTGGACTGGTGTGTGGCTTGGGAAACGTTTGCCGTTTGAATACGA GCGACTGTTTATCGACGTACCACGTGTTGGCCGATACTATCGGTTGGGTTCCGCAGTGCGATAGCCGTGGCCAGTTTGCGTCTAAACAATGCCGCGGGGATCGTATCAATGGACGTTGCTTCTGCTATTCGACCGTCGGGAAACGCATTTTCGGCTGGAGCTGGCTTAACCAAGCCCAAAACATGACGTGCG CTTGCAGCCGACGACGTGCCGAGCTGGAAGCGGAAGGACGATTCGATGTTTCGTTGCATTGCTCGCAAAACGGAAACTACGAGGAGCTGCAGTGCGACCAGAACGTCTGCTGGTGTGCAGATCCGCGAACCGGTGTGCAACTGCCTGGTACAAGAGCCGTACCGGAGGATCTGTGGGCTTTGCTGCCGTGCT ataacGCGACGCTCTACGGTGTGCAGTATCTGCGACGTTGCGAAAGTGTCGCTTTTTCGCAGAAACTTCAACGCAAGCAATTTATTATCCGTGGCCACACGGACGTAGCGTTCACTAATACCGTGTGTGATTACGATGGCAGCCAGGGCATGTACACTATCGAAGGGCAAGA AGCCGCCTGCACGTGGCACGATGGGACGAAAATTGATCCCTATAAAACATCCCTCCGTTCGTTGGGTGCTATGAATTGCA ATTGCGCACGCGACGAGCGGCTTTACGCGCTGACCGGACGGAAAATGGAGCTTGCCTGCGAGGCGAACGGAAACTATGTGCCACTTCAATCGCGCAATGGCGATCTGTTCTGCGTCGATCCGCACGGGTTCATCGTTGCGGAGACGGTGCCATCTGAGCAGACGAACTGTGACCAGTTCATATTTGGTGCCAGCTTGTAA